CACAACGATAGTCAATCGAGGTCAAAAGCTCGAGACAGTTTCCAGGAACTCAAGTCAAGATTGCATGCGAAGCTAATAGCCCGAGTTGATTTGACCGCCCTCCAGAATTTGGATCCTTCCTCCCTGATAGACCAAGTTCGCGAGATCACCGAGTTGCTGATAGCTGAAGAGAATCTGCTCCTTAGTCCAGAAAGTCGCAAGCAGCTCATCCTTGAGATTCAGAATGAGACTCTTGGCCTCGGACCACTTGAGCAGTTCTTGGCCGACAATGACATCTCCGACATTTTAGTCAATACACACAAACAAATTTATATTGAGAAATTCGGTAAGTTGGAGTTGACAGGAACCAAGTTTCACGACGACAATCATCTCATGCTAATCATTGAACGTATCCTCTCACGGGTGGGCAGGCGTGTTGATGAATCCTCACCAATGGTCGATGCCCGCCTGCCTGACGGTTCCCGAGTCAATGCCATCATTCCTCCGGTTGCCCTGGATGGACCTTCGCTCTCAATCCGCAAGTTCCGGACCGATATTCTCAGCATGGATGATCTTCAGCGGGGAGGAAGCGTTGCTGGTCCCATGATTCAATTCTTGAAGGCCGCCGTTGCATGTCGTCTGAATATCCTGATCTCAGGAGGAACTGGAGCCGGTAAGACGACGTTGTTGAACATTCTCTCCGGCTATATCTCCTCTGGCGAGCGGATAGTTACGATTGAGGACTCAGCTGAGCTTAGGTTACAGAAACCCCACGTTATCAGATTGGAAACACGCCCTCCCAACATTGAGGGAAAGGGAATCGTAGATCAACGCGCTTTGGTGCGTAATGCTCTGCGAATGAGACCCAACCGCATTATCATCGGTGAAGTTCGCGGGGCAGAAATCTATGATATGCTTCAGGCCATGAATACCGGACACGACGGATCGCTAACGACTGTACATGCAAATGGTCCTCGCGATGTATTATTGCGGCTGGAAACCTTGATGCTTTTGTCAGGGGTCGCCATACCTATACGCGCTATACGTGAACTTATTAGCACATCTATTGATATTGTGATTCAGATTAATCGATATAGCGATGGGTCTCGTAAGGTGGCCAGTGTTTCTGAGATCGTTGGTATGGAACACGATACCATAACTATGCAGGAGATATTCCGGTTCAACAAGACCGGAGTAGGAGAGTTTGGGGAGACCCTTGGCAACTTCGAGGCAACCGGCATACGTCCTCAATCGTTGATTCGCATAGAAAATTCCGGTATACATTTACCCCCAGAGATGTTCAAGGAGATGGACCACTAGGTGATGTTAGAGTATGTGGCCATACTTGTGTTTGCGGCTGTGTTTCTCAGCACCTTGGCGCTCTATTTGCTGCTTCGCGATCGTGTAAGTTCCCATAATCGGCAAGTTCGAAAGCGTTTGGGAAGTCTTGCTTCTCAGTCTGACGAAGATCGATTTGTGTTTAGCATCCTGAGAGATAGCCGGCTGAGCAAAATCCCAGTGCTACACCGTTTGCTGGCGAAGACGAAGTTCTCTCGTGTTTTACAAAGAATGATAGAGCAGGCAGGTGTCAATGTGAATACTGGCACCGTTGTCCTGGCTATGGCTTCCCTGGGTGGTTTGTTTCTGCTCGTAGTAAACATGTTGACGGGGAATATTATTTTAGCGACATTGGCTTGTCTTGCAGCAGTGGCTTTGCCCTATTTGTTTCTTGTTCACAAACGCACGAAAAGAATTTTTCAATTTGAGGAAACACTGCCGGATGCGATTTCTATGGTCGTCGATGCCTTA
This Candidatus Zixiibacteriota bacterium DNA region includes the following protein-coding sequences:
- a CDS encoding CpaF family protein; amino-acid sequence: MNRKKKFNVDPLEHNDSQSRSKARDSFQELKSRLHAKLIARVDLTALQNLDPSSLIDQVREITELLIAEENLLLSPESRKQLILEIQNETLGLGPLEQFLADNDISDILVNTHKQIYIEKFGKLELTGTKFHDDNHLMLIIERILSRVGRRVDESSPMVDARLPDGSRVNAIIPPVALDGPSLSIRKFRTDILSMDDLQRGGSVAGPMIQFLKAAVACRLNILISGGTGAGKTTLLNILSGYISSGERIVTIEDSAELRLQKPHVIRLETRPPNIEGKGIVDQRALVRNALRMRPNRIIIGEVRGAEIYDMLQAMNTGHDGSLTTVHANGPRDVLLRLETLMLLSGVAIPIRAIRELISTSIDIVIQINRYSDGSRKVASVSEIVGMEHDTITMQEIFRFNKTGVGEFGETLGNFEATGIRPQSLIRIENSGIHLPPEMFKEMDH